The following proteins come from a genomic window of Nicotiana tomentosiformis chromosome 12, ASM39032v3, whole genome shotgun sequence:
- the LOC104092635 gene encoding uncharacterized protein isoform X2, with protein sequence MNEMGLPMTFHTNKEKRNRAVLGKIKNGKKMSLWSCENTQDEVLNSIQEQKEECESNGTLQGNSNKVSSSMSILGQCEFSSCYTEDGLVSCLNGGEESLNKLSAGCAHMSLECAVCNRQSDLSLDNAKDTVSTCEKVQLEKDVVVMVGSSLECGNKAESCPIDSSVDSGWISGEGLNGHCERNPLNGEQMEYGCIGNPLNGEQVESIAMQMTEHHTEDGQFCSDVGEEIHNCNTTSNNCEETINDWRLYWDNDYQRNYFYNVMTMQCTWDPPPGMDDLVFTNFTTKQPEIALETVELEDADLKESNNLQTSASIQSDLDIADRFRDDEVLLDRQLNDSEATGQFADNFCSLSSTKQKKRVRKTKFKGKLSIESQELQFCDINEELSPSLSKYWCQRYLLFNKYDEGIQMDEEGWFSVTPEAIAKHHALRCGSGTIVDLFTGVGGNSIQFAKRSKHVIAIDIDPKKIDFAQYNAAIYGVCDQIDFIRGDSLVLAPKLKADVVFMSPPWGGPDYLKERTFDMKTMLRPHDGNFLFSIGRGIASKVVMFLPRNVDINQLAEFSLSVNPPWLLEVEKNYLNGKLKAVTAYFCKPS encoded by the exons ATGAATGAAATGGGACTCCCCATGACATTCCACACTAACAAGGAG AAGAGAAATCGAGCAGTTCTGGGAAAAATAAAGAATGGAAAGAAGATGAGTCTTTGGTCCTGTGAGAATACTCAGGATGAAGTGCTAAATTCAATACAAGAGCAGAAGGAAGAATGTGAGTCTAATGGTACTCTGCAAGGCAACTCAAACAAGGTTTCTTCCTCCATGTCAATTCTTGGACAATGTGAATTCTCATCCTGCTATACCGAGGATGGTTTAGTCAGTTGTCTTAATGGTGGAGAAGAAAGTTTGAACAAATTGAGCGCTGGTTGTGCTCACATGTCCCTTGAATGCGCTGTTTGCAATCGGCAATCGGATCTAAGTCTGGATAATGCAAAGGATACTGTCTCTACGTGTGAAAAAGTTCAATTGGAAAAAGATGTAGTAGTAATGGTTGGCTCAAGTTTGGAATGCGGTAATAAAGCAGAAAGCTGTCCAATCGATAGCAGTGTTGATAGTGGATGGATCAGTGGAGAGGGATTAAATGGTCATTGTGAGAGAAATCCTTTAAATGGGGAGCAGATGGAGTATGGCTGTATTGGAAATCCTTTAAATGGAGAGCAAGTAGAATCTATTGCTATGCAAATGACTGAGCATCACACAGAAGATGGGCAATTCTGCAGTGATGTTGGTGAAGAGATACATAATTGTAATACAACTAGTAACAATTGTGAAGAGACGATTAATGATTGGAGGTTGTATTGGGACAATGATTACCAAAGAAACTACTTTTATAATGTGATGACCATGCAATGTACATGGGATCCACCTCCAGGAATGGACGACCTAGTATTTACTAATTTTACTACCAAGCAACCAGAGATAGCACTTGAAACGGTGGAGTTGGAGGATGCAGATTTAAAAGAATCTAATAATCTGCAAACTTCTGCAAGTATACAGTCTGACCTTGACATTGCAGACAGATTTAGAGATGATGAGGTATTGTTGGACAGACAACTCAATGACTCAGAGGCGACAGGGCAATTTGCTGACAATTTTTGTAGTTTAAGCTCTACCAAACAGAAAAAGAGAGTTAGGAAGACAAAATTCAAAGGGAAGTTATCAATAGAAAGTCAAG AGCTGCAATTCTGCGATATTAATGAAGAACTATCTCCCAGTTTGAGCAAATATTGGTGCCAAAGGTATCTACTATTTAACAAATATGATGAAGGAATACAGATGGACGAAGAAGGATGGTTCTCAGTTACGCCGGAGGCCATAGCCAAGCATCATGCACTTCGCTGTGGTTCTGGTACTATAGTCGATCTCTTTACTGGAGTTGGTGGAAATTCAATTCAGTTTGCTAAGAG GAGTAAACATGTCATTGCAATCGATATTGATCCAAAGAAAATTGACTTTGCTCAGTATAATGCTGCCATTTATGGAGTCTGTGACCAAATAGACTTCATTAGAGGCGACTCTCTTGTTTTGGCTCCAAAGTTGAAG GCAGATGTAGTCTTCATGTCACCACCTTGGGGGGGACCAGACTATTTGAAGGAAAGAACATTTGACATGAAAACCATGCTTAGGCCGCATGATGG GAATTTTCTCTTCAGCATTGGCAGGGGAATTGCCTCCAAAGTTGTTATGTTCCTTCCAAGAAATGTTGATATCAATCAGTTGGCAGAATTTTCACTATCCGTAAATCCACCGTGGTTATTAGAG GTGGAGAAGAATTACTTAAATGGCAAGTTGAAAGCTGTTACAGCATACTTTTGTAAACCCTCCTGA
- the LOC104113702 gene encoding triacylglycerol lipase OBL1, whose amino-acid sequence MANKEEFCKGYFELKPQEASFFDFIRIFYSTELDKRNFFDVSAGVEGIRGFRRRWLIFISVILQRFLFWFKKPMASLGSIVELLQNYPSFNGGFLQLLLNIIQGKVVTPEKSSAKFRSMIGNLDVRVDLDKTIKIGDNRYNAHLSIMAAKLSYENEALNKTVINDHWQMHFLGLHNFWNAYEEQYSTQATMFQDKIEEPNLVVVAFRGTSPFYADAWITDIDLSWYDLEGMGKIHAGFMKALGLQKNQGWPKEINDQENQEQNNKVFAYYKIRQDLKKILSKNEKAKFIVTGHSLGGALAILFAAILALHEEDWLLDKLEGVYTFGQPRVGDEQFGNFMMDKFKKCDVKYFRYVYCNDMVPRLPYDDKTLFFKHFGSCLYYNSLYNGKVLEEEPNKNYFSLLWVLPKVLNAAFELIRSFILPWIKGSDYRQSWSEIIFRMVGLVIPGLSAHGPVDYVNLTRLGSILHLPQSTRQGSLKHD is encoded by the exons ATGGCTAACAAGGAAGAATTCTGTAAAGGTTACTTTGAATTGAAGCCACAAGAAGCTAGTTTCTTTGATTTCATTCGTATCTTCTATTCTACTGAATTAGATAAAAGAAACTTCTTCGATGTTTCGGCCGGAGTTGAGGGGATCAGAGGTTTTCGCCGGCGATGGCTCATTTTTATCTCCGTTATATTGCAGAGATTCTTGTTTTGGTTTAAAAAACCCATGGCCAGTTTAGGTTCTATAGTTGAGCTCTTGCAAAACTATCCTTCATTCAATGGTGGTTTTCTCCAGCTTTTGTTGAACATAATACAAG GAAAAGTAGTAACGCCGGAAAAGTCATCGGCGAAGTTCAGGTCGATGATCGGAAATCTTGATGTGAGAGTGGACTTAGACAAGACAATAAAGATAGGAGACAACAGATACAACGCACACCTGTCAATTATGGCTGCTAAACTATCTTACGAAAATGAAGCCCTCAATAAAACAGTAATCAATGATCATTGGCAG atGCACTTCTTGGGGTTGCACAATTTCTGGAATG CTTACGAGGAACAATACTCGACACAAGCCACAATGTTTCAAGACAAAATTGAAGAGCCAAACCTAGTTGTGGTAGCATTTAGAGGGACAAGTCCATTTTATGCAGATGCATGGATTACAGATATAGATCTCTCATGGTACGATCTTGAAGGGATGGGCAAAATCCATGCAGGTTTCATGAAAGCTTTAGGGTTGCAAAAGAACCAAGGCTGGCCAAAAgaaataaatgatcaagaaaaCCAAGAACAAAATAATAAGGTATTTGCATATTACAAAATCAGAcaagatttgaagaaaatattgaGCAAAAATGAGAAAGCAAAATTCATAGTAACAGGACATAGCTTAGGTGGTGCATTAGCAATATTATTTGCAGCTATATTAGCTTTGCATGAAGAGGATTGGTTATTGGATAAATTGGAAGGAGTTTATACATTTGGACAGCCTAGGGTTGGAGATGAACAATTTGGGAATTTTATGATGGACAAGTTCAAGAAGTGTGATGTGAAGTATTTTAGGTATGTATATTGCAATGATATGGTGCCAAGATTGCCCTATGATGACAAAACTCTCTTCTTTAAGCACTTTGGATCATGTCTATACTACAACAGCCTCTACAATGGCAAG GTTTTGGAGGAAGAACCAAACAAGAATTACTTCTCACTGCTATGGGTTTTACCAAAGGTGTTGAATGCAGCTTTTGAGCTAATTAGGAGTTTCATTTTACCTTGGATAAAGGGAAGTGATTACAGACAAAGTTGGTCTGAAATAATATTTAGGATGGTAGGATTGGTAATCCCAGGATTATCAGCTCATGGTCCAGTAGATTATGTTAATCTTACCCGCTTAGGATCCATCCTTCATCTTCCTCAATCAACTCGACAAGGCAGTCTTAAACACGATTAA
- the LOC104092635 gene encoding uncharacterized protein isoform X1, with amino-acid sequence MESVTLKEEEAEEGLAIAALGALFKLTEVYLSDYSSWQMQEAQICLESAKPVQNSVFYKNNSSPLDEFGSLPEDLELIRQMNEMGLPMTFHTNKEKRNRAVLGKIKNGKKMSLWSCENTQDEVLNSIQEQKEECESNGTLQGNSNKVSSSMSILGQCEFSSCYTEDGLVSCLNGGEESLNKLSAGCAHMSLECAVCNRQSDLSLDNAKDTVSTCEKVQLEKDVVVMVGSSLECGNKAESCPIDSSVDSGWISGEGLNGHCERNPLNGEQMEYGCIGNPLNGEQVESIAMQMTEHHTEDGQFCSDVGEEIHNCNTTSNNCEETINDWRLYWDNDYQRNYFYNVMTMQCTWDPPPGMDDLVFTNFTTKQPEIALETVELEDADLKESNNLQTSASIQSDLDIADRFRDDEVLLDRQLNDSEATGQFADNFCSLSSTKQKKRVRKTKFKGKLSIESQELQFCDINEELSPSLSKYWCQRYLLFNKYDEGIQMDEEGWFSVTPEAIAKHHALRCGSGTIVDLFTGVGGNSIQFAKRSKHVIAIDIDPKKIDFAQYNAAIYGVCDQIDFIRGDSLVLAPKLKADVVFMSPPWGGPDYLKERTFDMKTMLRPHDGNFLFSIGRGIASKVVMFLPRNVDINQLAEFSLSVNPPWLLEVEKNYLNGKLKAVTAYFCKPS; translated from the exons ATGGAAAGCGTCACGCTTAAAGAAGAAGAGGCAGAAGAAGGTTTAGCAATTGCAGCTCTCGGCGCTCTCTTCAAACTTACCGAAGTTTATCTTTC AGATTATTCGTCATGGCAAATGCAAGAAGCGCAGATTTGTCTGGAATCTGCG AAACCAGTTCAGAATTCCGTTTTCTACAAAAATAATTCATCTCCATTAGATG AGTTTGGGTCTTTACCGGAAGACTTGGAGCTTATCAGACAAATGAATGAAATGGGACTCCCCATGACATTCCACACTAACAAGGAG AAGAGAAATCGAGCAGTTCTGGGAAAAATAAAGAATGGAAAGAAGATGAGTCTTTGGTCCTGTGAGAATACTCAGGATGAAGTGCTAAATTCAATACAAGAGCAGAAGGAAGAATGTGAGTCTAATGGTACTCTGCAAGGCAACTCAAACAAGGTTTCTTCCTCCATGTCAATTCTTGGACAATGTGAATTCTCATCCTGCTATACCGAGGATGGTTTAGTCAGTTGTCTTAATGGTGGAGAAGAAAGTTTGAACAAATTGAGCGCTGGTTGTGCTCACATGTCCCTTGAATGCGCTGTTTGCAATCGGCAATCGGATCTAAGTCTGGATAATGCAAAGGATACTGTCTCTACGTGTGAAAAAGTTCAATTGGAAAAAGATGTAGTAGTAATGGTTGGCTCAAGTTTGGAATGCGGTAATAAAGCAGAAAGCTGTCCAATCGATAGCAGTGTTGATAGTGGATGGATCAGTGGAGAGGGATTAAATGGTCATTGTGAGAGAAATCCTTTAAATGGGGAGCAGATGGAGTATGGCTGTATTGGAAATCCTTTAAATGGAGAGCAAGTAGAATCTATTGCTATGCAAATGACTGAGCATCACACAGAAGATGGGCAATTCTGCAGTGATGTTGGTGAAGAGATACATAATTGTAATACAACTAGTAACAATTGTGAAGAGACGATTAATGATTGGAGGTTGTATTGGGACAATGATTACCAAAGAAACTACTTTTATAATGTGATGACCATGCAATGTACATGGGATCCACCTCCAGGAATGGACGACCTAGTATTTACTAATTTTACTACCAAGCAACCAGAGATAGCACTTGAAACGGTGGAGTTGGAGGATGCAGATTTAAAAGAATCTAATAATCTGCAAACTTCTGCAAGTATACAGTCTGACCTTGACATTGCAGACAGATTTAGAGATGATGAGGTATTGTTGGACAGACAACTCAATGACTCAGAGGCGACAGGGCAATTTGCTGACAATTTTTGTAGTTTAAGCTCTACCAAACAGAAAAAGAGAGTTAGGAAGACAAAATTCAAAGGGAAGTTATCAATAGAAAGTCAAG AGCTGCAATTCTGCGATATTAATGAAGAACTATCTCCCAGTTTGAGCAAATATTGGTGCCAAAGGTATCTACTATTTAACAAATATGATGAAGGAATACAGATGGACGAAGAAGGATGGTTCTCAGTTACGCCGGAGGCCATAGCCAAGCATCATGCACTTCGCTGTGGTTCTGGTACTATAGTCGATCTCTTTACTGGAGTTGGTGGAAATTCAATTCAGTTTGCTAAGAG GAGTAAACATGTCATTGCAATCGATATTGATCCAAAGAAAATTGACTTTGCTCAGTATAATGCTGCCATTTATGGAGTCTGTGACCAAATAGACTTCATTAGAGGCGACTCTCTTGTTTTGGCTCCAAAGTTGAAG GCAGATGTAGTCTTCATGTCACCACCTTGGGGGGGACCAGACTATTTGAAGGAAAGAACATTTGACATGAAAACCATGCTTAGGCCGCATGATGG GAATTTTCTCTTCAGCATTGGCAGGGGAATTGCCTCCAAAGTTGTTATGTTCCTTCCAAGAAATGTTGATATCAATCAGTTGGCAGAATTTTCACTATCCGTAAATCCACCGTGGTTATTAGAG GTGGAGAAGAATTACTTAAATGGCAAGTTGAAAGCTGTTACAGCATACTTTTGTAAACCCTCCTGA